In Tachyglossus aculeatus isolate mTacAcu1 chromosome 10, mTacAcu1.pri, whole genome shotgun sequence, the following proteins share a genomic window:
- the LOC119933344 gene encoding carboxypeptidase A2-like isoform X1: MRWILLLGALIGQIYCRETFVGHQVLEIIPRNEEQIQNLEQLEAQDHLEIDFWRSPTVPEQTVHVRIPFSSLQDVKIFLESQGIAYSVMIKDLQVLLDEENEEMLMNQRQERSSGFNFGAYHSLDEIFQEMDQLAAAYPTLVSKLQIGSSFENRPMNVLKFSTGGNKPAIWLDAGIHSREWVTQATALWTANKIASDYGKDPSITSLLDTMDIFLLPVTNPDGYVFSQTKNRMWRKTRSKIPGSLCFGVDPNRNWDAGFGGPGASNNPCSDSYHGPSANSEVEVQSIVEFIKSHGNIKAFITLHSYSQLLMYPYGYKCTKLDDFDELNILANSAAQALTSLYGTNYKVGPICSIIYQASGGSIDWSYDYGIKYSFAFELRDTGLHGFLLPANQIIPTAEETWLGLKTIMEHVRDHPY; this comes from the exons ATGAGGTGGATCCTGTTGCTTGGTGCCTTAATTGGGCAAATCTACTGCCGAGAAACATTTGTTGG aCATCAGGTTCTTGAGATAATACCGAGGAATGAAGAACAGATCCAGAACCTGGAGCAACTAGAGGCACAAGATCATCTTGag ATTGATTTCTGGAGATCGCCTACCGTCCCAGAGCAAACTGTTCATGTCCGAATTCCCTTCAGCAGCCTCCAAGATGTCAAAATTTTCTTGGAGTCCCAAGGGATTGCTTACTCTGTTATGATCAAAGACCTGCAG GTCCTGCTGGATGAAGAAAATGAAGAGATGCTAATGAACCAGAGGCAAGAACGTAGTAGTGGCTTCAACTTCGGGGCCTACCATTCCTTGGATGAG ATTTTCCAGGAGATGGACCAACTTGCCGCTGCGTACCCCACCCTTGTGAGCAAACTGCAAATTGGAAGTTCTTTTGAAAACCGACCCATGAATGTGCTTAAG ttcagcACGGGAGGAAACAAACCTGCAATCTGGTTGGACGCGGGGATCCATTCTCGAGAGTGGGTCACTCAGGCTACAGCCCTGTGGACAGCAAACAAG ATCGCATCTGATTACGGGAAggatccatccatcacctcgctcttGGACACCATGGATATTTTCCTGCTGCCTGTCACCAACCCAGATGGATACGTCTTCTCTCAGACCAAG AATCGCATGTGGCGGAAGACCCGATCCAAAATCCCAGGGAGCCTCTGCTTTGGAGTGGATCCAAACAGGAATTGGGACGCGGGTTTTGGAG GACCTGGAGCGAGTAACAACCCCTGCTCTGATTCCTACCATGGACCCAGCGCCAACTCTGAAGTGGAAGTGCAATCCATCGTAGAGTTTATCAAGAGCCATGGCAACATCAAAGCCTTCATCACCCTTCACAGTTACTCCCAGCTACTGATGTACCCCTACGGATATAAATGCACGAAGTTGGATGACTTTGACGAACTG AATATCTTGGCCAATTCTGCTGCCCAAGCGTTGACAAGCTTGTACGGTACCAACTACAAAGTGGGACCCAtttgttccatcatct ACCAAGCCAGTGGCGGTAGCATTGACTGGTCCTATGACTACGGCATCAAATACTCCTTTGCCTTTGAGCTGAGAGATACAGGTCTCCATGGCTTCCTCCTGCCGGCTAATCAAATCATTCCCACCGCCGAGGAGACCTGGCTGGGCCTGAAGACCATCATGGAGCACGTGCGAGACCACCCATactag
- the LOC119933344 gene encoding carboxypeptidase A2-like isoform X2, giving the protein MRWILLLGALIGQIYCRETFVGHQVLEIIPRNEEQIQNLEQLEAQDHLEIDFWRSPTVPEQTVHVRIPFSSLQDVKIFLESQGIAYSVMIKDLQIFQEMDQLAAAYPTLVSKLQIGSSFENRPMNVLKFSTGGNKPAIWLDAGIHSREWVTQATALWTANKIASDYGKDPSITSLLDTMDIFLLPVTNPDGYVFSQTKNRMWRKTRSKIPGSLCFGVDPNRNWDAGFGGPGASNNPCSDSYHGPSANSEVEVQSIVEFIKSHGNIKAFITLHSYSQLLMYPYGYKCTKLDDFDELNILANSAAQALTSLYGTNYKVGPICSIIYQASGGSIDWSYDYGIKYSFAFELRDTGLHGFLLPANQIIPTAEETWLGLKTIMEHVRDHPY; this is encoded by the exons ATGAGGTGGATCCTGTTGCTTGGTGCCTTAATTGGGCAAATCTACTGCCGAGAAACATTTGTTGG aCATCAGGTTCTTGAGATAATACCGAGGAATGAAGAACAGATCCAGAACCTGGAGCAACTAGAGGCACAAGATCATCTTGag ATTGATTTCTGGAGATCGCCTACCGTCCCAGAGCAAACTGTTCATGTCCGAATTCCCTTCAGCAGCCTCCAAGATGTCAAAATTTTCTTGGAGTCCCAAGGGATTGCTTACTCTGTTATGATCAAAGACCTGCAG ATTTTCCAGGAGATGGACCAACTTGCCGCTGCGTACCCCACCCTTGTGAGCAAACTGCAAATTGGAAGTTCTTTTGAAAACCGACCCATGAATGTGCTTAAG ttcagcACGGGAGGAAACAAACCTGCAATCTGGTTGGACGCGGGGATCCATTCTCGAGAGTGGGTCACTCAGGCTACAGCCCTGTGGACAGCAAACAAG ATCGCATCTGATTACGGGAAggatccatccatcacctcgctcttGGACACCATGGATATTTTCCTGCTGCCTGTCACCAACCCAGATGGATACGTCTTCTCTCAGACCAAG AATCGCATGTGGCGGAAGACCCGATCCAAAATCCCAGGGAGCCTCTGCTTTGGAGTGGATCCAAACAGGAATTGGGACGCGGGTTTTGGAG GACCTGGAGCGAGTAACAACCCCTGCTCTGATTCCTACCATGGACCCAGCGCCAACTCTGAAGTGGAAGTGCAATCCATCGTAGAGTTTATCAAGAGCCATGGCAACATCAAAGCCTTCATCACCCTTCACAGTTACTCCCAGCTACTGATGTACCCCTACGGATATAAATGCACGAAGTTGGATGACTTTGACGAACTG AATATCTTGGCCAATTCTGCTGCCCAAGCGTTGACAAGCTTGTACGGTACCAACTACAAAGTGGGACCCAtttgttccatcatct ACCAAGCCAGTGGCGGTAGCATTGACTGGTCCTATGACTACGGCATCAAATACTCCTTTGCCTTTGAGCTGAGAGATACAGGTCTCCATGGCTTCCTCCTGCCGGCTAATCAAATCATTCCCACCGCCGAGGAGACCTGGCTGGGCCTGAAGACCATCATGGAGCACGTGCGAGACCACCCATactag